Proteins encoded within one genomic window of Amycolatopsis nigrescens CSC17Ta-90:
- a CDS encoding NAD(P)/FAD-dependent oxidoreductase has translation MVADQAELVIVGGGIIGVSCAYHLAEAGVEVLLLERGTLGGGSTAKAAGGVRSSFTSRVNIEMGLYGLAAYAEFAERFGQEVDFRRDGYLYLITDPADLPAFERGVELQNSYGVRSRLVDPAEAKRCSPLIETDGLVAAVWSPDDGKATPDSAVQGYARAARRGGARLRTGVAVHGIDVEGGRITAVRTSAGPVRTGAVLCAAGAWSGEVGALAGVDLPVLPYRRQVVFTGPVAGLPASVPLTVEMPSAFYFHREGDGLAMSCPDPSATPGFETRYEPGGWLPLLAELAARRVPSVLDAGVRTGWAGLYEMTPDRNEIVGEAGSVSRFLYATGFSGHGFQMGPAVGAIMRDLYLGRQPEIEVSGLDVRRFAGAEAILEEHNIV, from the coding sequence GTGGTAGCCGACCAAGCCGAGCTGGTGATCGTCGGCGGCGGGATCATCGGCGTCAGCTGTGCGTACCACCTGGCCGAGGCCGGGGTGGAGGTGCTGCTGCTGGAGCGCGGCACGCTCGGCGGGGGTTCGACCGCGAAGGCGGCGGGCGGGGTCAGGTCCTCGTTCACCAGCCGGGTCAACATCGAAATGGGGTTGTACGGGCTCGCCGCGTACGCGGAGTTCGCCGAGCGGTTCGGGCAAGAGGTGGATTTCCGGCGGGACGGGTACCTGTACCTGATCACCGACCCGGCCGACCTGCCAGCCTTCGAGCGCGGGGTCGAGCTGCAGAACTCCTACGGTGTGCGCAGCAGGCTGGTCGACCCGGCCGAGGCGAAGCGGTGTTCGCCGCTGATCGAGACGGACGGCCTGGTGGCCGCGGTCTGGTCGCCGGACGACGGCAAGGCCACCCCGGACTCGGCCGTGCAGGGTTACGCGCGGGCCGCCCGGCGGGGTGGCGCCCGGTTGCGGACCGGGGTCGCGGTGCACGGGATCGACGTCGAGGGCGGGCGGATCACCGCGGTGCGCACCAGCGCCGGACCGGTGCGGACCGGGGCCGTGCTGTGCGCGGCGGGTGCCTGGTCCGGCGAGGTCGGTGCGTTGGCCGGGGTGGACCTGCCGGTGCTGCCGTACCGGCGGCAGGTGGTGTTCACCGGGCCGGTCGCCGGGTTGCCGGCGTCGGTACCGCTGACCGTGGAGATGCCGTCCGCGTTCTACTTCCACCGCGAGGGTGACGGGCTCGCGATGTCCTGCCCGGATCCGTCCGCGACGCCGGGTTTCGAAACCCGGTACGAGCCGGGTGGCTGGCTGCCCCTGCTCGCCGAGCTGGCCGCGCGCCGGGTGCCGTCGGTGCTGGACGCGGGCGTGCGCACCGGGTGGGCCGGGTTGTACGAGATGACCCCGGACCGCAACGAGATCGTCGGTGAGGCGGGCTCGGTTTCGCGTTTCCTCTATGCCACCGGCTTTTCCGGGCACGGTTTCCAGATGGGCCCGGCGGTGGGCGCGATCATGCGGGACCTGTACCTCGGCCGGCAGCCGGAGATCGAGGTATCCGGGCTCGACGTGCGCCGGTTCGCCGGGGCCGAGGCTATCTTGGAGGAGCACAACATCGTCTGA
- a CDS encoding glutathione S-transferase family protein: MATIPTDEETGEFVRTGPHFDARITADGRSGWPVEPGRYRLVVSRACPWASRGLVSRRLLGLESAISVAVADPIQDEQSWRFTLDPGDRDPVLGIKYLAEAYHAAEPEYDGGISVPAVVDVPSGKLVTNDYPQITLDFATEWTAHQREGAPDLYPERHRDEIDEINAGVYADVNAAVYEAGFAAKQTAYDDAYRRLFARLDLLSERLATRRYLVGDTITEADIRLFTTLVRFDPVYHGHFKCNRNKLTELPVLWAYTRDLFQTPGFGDTVDFDHIKRHYYQVHDGINPTRIVPNGPDLSLFATPHGREELGGRPFGDGTPPGPPPAEEVLPAQW; this comes from the coding sequence ATGGCGACGATCCCGACCGACGAGGAGACCGGCGAGTTCGTCCGGACCGGTCCGCATTTCGACGCGCGCATCACCGCGGACGGCCGGTCCGGCTGGCCGGTGGAGCCGGGGCGCTACCGGCTGGTGGTGAGTCGCGCCTGCCCGTGGGCCAGCCGCGGCCTGGTCTCGCGGCGGCTGCTCGGGCTGGAGTCGGCGATCTCGGTCGCGGTGGCCGACCCGATCCAGGACGAGCAGAGCTGGCGCTTCACCCTCGATCCCGGCGACCGGGACCCGGTGCTCGGCATCAAGTATCTCGCCGAGGCCTACCACGCGGCCGAGCCCGAGTACGACGGCGGCATCAGCGTGCCGGCCGTGGTGGACGTGCCCAGCGGCAAGCTGGTCACCAACGACTACCCGCAGATCACCCTGGACTTCGCCACCGAGTGGACCGCGCATCAGCGCGAAGGGGCGCCCGATCTCTACCCGGAGCGCCACCGCGACGAGATCGACGAGATCAACGCCGGGGTCTACGCCGACGTCAACGCGGCGGTGTACGAGGCCGGGTTCGCCGCCAAGCAGACCGCCTACGACGACGCGTACCGGCGGTTGTTCGCCAGGCTGGACCTGCTGTCCGAGCGGCTGGCGACCCGGCGCTACCTGGTCGGCGACACGATCACCGAGGCGGATATCCGGCTGTTCACCACCCTGGTCCGGTTCGATCCGGTCTACCACGGGCATTTCAAGTGCAACCGGAACAAGCTGACCGAACTGCCGGTGCTGTGGGCCTACACCCGCGACCTGTTCCAGACCCCCGGGTTCGGCGACACGGTGGACTTCGACCACATCAAGCGGCACTACTACCAGGTGCACGACGGGATCAACCCGACCAGGATCGTGCCGAACGGGCCGGACCTTTCGCTGTTCGCCACCCCGCACGGGCGGGAGGAGCTGGGCGGCAGGCCGTTCGGTGACGGCACCCCACCCGGCCCGCCGCCGGCGGAGGAAGTACTGCCCGCCCAGTGGTAG